Proteins encoded within one genomic window of Ailuropoda melanoleuca isolate Jingjing chromosome 16, ASM200744v2, whole genome shotgun sequence:
- the CAPRIN2 gene encoding caprin-2 isoform X6, which translates to MLKLEAEKKKLRTILQVQYVLQNLTQEHVQKDFKGGLNGAVYLPLKELDYLIKFSKLTCPERNESLSVEDQMEQSSLYFWDLLEGSEKAVVGTTYKHMKDLLSKLLNSGYFESIPVPKNAKEKEVSLEEEMLIKSEKKKQLLKTESVKESESLMELAQPEIQPQEFLNRRYMTEVDYSSKQDEEQSWEADYARKPNLPKCWDMLTEPDGQEKKQESFKSWEPSVKHQEVSKPAVSLEQRKQDPKLRSTLQEEQKKQDVSKPKSAPSQWKQEAPKSKTGYIQEEQKKQETPKPWPVQLQKEQDPKKQSPKSWTPSVQNEQDIKSWTTTMCEDQDSRQQETPKSWENNIESQKHPLTPQSQISPKSWGVAPASLIPNDQLLPRKFNTEPKDVPKPMHQPVGSSSTLPKDPVLRKEKLQDLMTQIQGTCNFMQESILDFDKPSSAIPSSQPPSTTPGSPVASTEQNPSSQSDFLQEPLQAASSSVTCSSNACLVTTDQASSGSETEFMTSETPEAAVPPSKQPSSLASPNPPMSKGSEQGFQSPPASSSSVTINTAPFQAMQTVFNVNAPLPPRKEQEIKESPYSSGYNQSFTTASTQTPPQCQLPAIHVEQTVLSQETAASYPDGTIQVSNGSLAFYPAQTNVFPRPSQPFVNSRGSVRGCTRGGRLLTNSYRSPGGYKGFDTYRGPPSITNGNYSQLQFQAREYPGTPYSQRDNFQQCYKRGGTSGGPRTNSRAGWSDSSQVSSPERDNETFNSGDSGQGDSRSMTPVDVAVTNPAATILPVHVYPLPQQMRVAFSAARTSNLAPGTLDQPIVFDLLLNNLGETFDLQLGRFNCPVNGTYVFIFHMLKLAVNVPLYVNLMKNEEVLVSAYANDGAPDHETASNHAILQLFQGDQIWLRLHRGAIYGSSWKYSTFSGYLLYQD; encoded by the exons ATGCTAAAACTTGAGGCTGAGAAGAAAAAACTTCGTACTATACTTCAAGTTCAGTATGTATTACAGAACTTGACACAGGAACATGTGCAGAAGGATTTCAAAGGGGGCTTGAATGGTGCAGTGTATTTGCCTTTAAAAGAACTTGACTACctcattaaattttcaaaactgacctgccctgaaagaaatgaaagtctgAG TGTTGAAGACCAGATGGAGCAGTCATCCTTGTACTTTTGGGACCTTTTGGAAGGTAGTGAGAAAGCAGTGGTAGGAACGACAT ACAAACACATGAAAGATCTGCTGTCTAAATTGCTGAACTCAGGCTATTTTGAGAGTATCCCAGTCCCAAAAAATGCTAAGGAGAAAGAAGTATCATTGGAGGAAGAAATGCtaataaaatcagagaagaaaaaacaattattGAAAACTGAATCTGTCAAAGAGTCAG agtctctcatggaaCTTGCACAGCCAGAGATACAACCCCAAGAG TTTCTTAACAGACGCTACATGACAGAGGTAGATTATTCAAGCAAACAAGATGAAGAGCAATCTTGGGAAGCAGATTATGCTAGAAAACCAAATCTCCCTAAATGTTGGGATATGCTTACTGAACCAGATGGTCAGGAGAAGAAACAGGAATCCTTCAAGTCCTGGGAGCCGTCTGTTAAGCACCAGGAGGTATCAAAGCCTGCAGTTTCCTTAGAACAGAGGAAACAAGATCCAAAACTCAGGTCCACTCTACAGGAAGAGCAGAAGAAGCAGGATGTCTCCAAACCCAAGTCAGCTCCTAGCCAGTGGAAGCAAGAAGCTCCTAAATCCAAAACAGGATATATTCAAGAAGAACAGAAGAAGCAGGAGACACCAAAGCCTTGGCCGGTTCAGCTGCAGAAAGAACAGGATCCAAAGAAGCAATCTCCAAAGTCTTGGACACCTTCTGTGCAGAATGAACAGGACATCAAGTCATGGACCACTACCATGTGTGAAGACCAGGATTCAAGACAGCAAGAGACTCCAAAATCCTGGGAAAACAATATTGAGAGTCAAAAACACCCTTTAACACCACAATCACAGATTTCTCCAAAGTCCTGGGGGGTAGCTCCAGCAAGCCTCATACCAAATGACCAGCTCCTGCCCAGGAAGTTTAATACAGAACCCAAAGAT GTGCCTAAGCCTATGCATCAGCCTGTAGGTTCTTCCTCGACTCTTCCAAAGGATCCAGTattgaggaaagaaaaactgCAGGATCTGATGACCCAGATTCAAGGAACTTGTAACTTTATGCAA GAATCTATTCTGGATTTTGACAAACCTTCAAGTGCAATTCCATCGTCACAACCGCCTTCAACTACTCCAGGTAGCCCAGTAG CATCTACAGAACAAAATCCATCCAGTCAAAGCGATTTTCTTCAAGAGCCATTACAG GCTGCTTCTTCTTCAGTTACCTGTAGCTCAAATGCTTGCTTGGTTACTACCGATCAGGCTTCTTCGGGATCTGAGACAGAGTTTATGACCTCAGAGACTCCTGAG GCAGCAGTGCCCCCAAGCAAGCAACCGTCTTCACTAGCTTCTCCAAATCCTCCCATGTCCAAGGGCTCTGAACAGGGCTTCCAGTCTCCTCCAGCGAGTAGTAGTTCAGTAACCATTAACACAGCGCCCTTTCAAGCCATGCAGACA GTATTTAATGTTAATGCACCTCTGCCTCCAcggaaagaacaagaaataaaagaatcccCTTATTCATCCGGCTACAATCAGAGTTTTACTACAGCGAGTACACAGACACCACCCCAGTGCCAACTGCCAGCGATACATGTAGAACAGACTGTCCTTTCTCAAGAGACTG CAGCAAGTTATCCTGATGGAACTATTCAAGTAAGCAATGGTAGCCTTGCCTTTTACCCAGCACAGACGAATGTATTTCCCAGACCCTCTCAACCATTTGTCAATAGCCGGGGATCTGTTAGAGGATGTACTCGTGGTGGGAGATTACTAACCAATTCGTATCGGTCCCCTGGTGGTTATAAAG GTTTTGATACTTATAGAGGACCACCTTCAATTACCAATGGAAATTATAGCCAGCTACAGTTCCAAGCTAGAGAATACCCCGGAACACCTTATTCCCAAAGG GATAATTTCCAGCAGTGTTACAAGCGAGGAGGGACATCTGGTGGTCCTCGGACAAATTCAAGAG CAGGGTGGAGTGATTCTTCTCAGGTGAGCAGCCCAGAAAGAGACAACGAAACCTTTAACAGTGGTGACTCTGGACAAGGAGACTCGCGTAGCATGACCCCTGTGGATGTGGCCGTGACAAACCCAGCAGCCACCATACTGCCAGTACACGTCTACCCCCTGCCTCAGCAGATGCGAGTTGCCTTCTCAGCAGCCAGAACCTCTAATCTCGCCCCTGGAACTTTAGACCAACCTATTGTGTTTGATCTTCTTCTGAACAACTTGGGAGAAACTTTCGATCTTCAGCTTGGTAGATTTAATTGTCCGGTGAATGgcacttatgttttcatttttcatatgctaaagCTGGCAGTGAACGTGCCCCTGTATGTCAACCTCATGAAGAATGAAGAGGTCTTGGTATCTGCCTATGCCAACGATGGTGCTCCAGACCATGAGACTGCTAGCAACCATGCGATTCTTCAGCTCTTCCAGGGAGACCAGATATGGCTACGTTTGCACAGGGGAGCAATTTATGGAAGTAGTTGGAAATACTCTACATTTTCAGGCTACCTTCTTTATCAAGATTGA
- the CAPRIN2 gene encoding caprin-2 isoform X1 — translation MVQLSSSPFGYQSPSGRSEEGREGNMKSAKPQVNHSQHGESQRAMSPLQSTLSSAASPSQAYETYIDNGLICLKHKIRNIEKKKLKLEDYKDRLKNGEQLNPDQLEAVEKYEEVLHNLEFAKELQKTFSGLSQDLLKAQKKAQRREHMLKLEAEKKKLRTILQVQYVLQNLTQEHVQKDFKGGLNGAVYLPLKELDYLIKFSKLTCPERNESLSVEDQMEQSSLYFWDLLEGSEKAVVGTTYKHMKDLLSKLLNSGYFESIPVPKNAKEKEVSLEEEMLIKSEKKKQLLKTESVKESESLMELAQPEIQPQEFLNRRYMTEVDYSSKQDEEQSWEADYARKPNLPKCWDMLTEPDGQEKKQESFKSWEPSVKHQEVSKPAVSLEQRKQDPKLRSTLQEEQKKQDVSKPKSAPSQWKQEAPKSKTGYIQEEQKKQETPKPWPVQLQKEQDPKKQSPKSWTPSVQNEQDIKSWTTTMCEDQDSRQQETPKSWENNIESQKHPLTPQSQISPKSWGVAPASLIPNDQLLPRKFNTEPKDVPKPMHQPVGSSSTLPKDPVLRKEKLQDLMTQIQGTCNFMQESILDFDKPSSAIPSSQPPSTTPGSPVASTEQNPSSQSDFLQEPLQAASSSVTCSSNACLVTTDQASSGSETEFMTSETPEAAVPPSKQPSSLASPNPPMSKGSEQGFQSPPASSSSVTINTAPFQAMQTVFNVNAPLPPRKEQEIKESPYSSGYNQSFTTASTQTPPQCQLPAIHVEQTVLSQETAASYPDGTIQVSNGSLAFYPAQTNVFPRPSQPFVNSRGSVRGCTRGGRLLTNSYRSPGGYKGFDTYRGPPSITNGNYSQLQFQAREYPGTPYSQRDNFQQCYKRGGTSGGPRTNSRAGWSDSSQVSSPERDNETFNSGDSGQGDSRSMTPVDVAVTNPAATILPVHVYPLPQQMRVAFSAARTSNLAPGTLDQPIVFDLLLNNLGETFDLQLGRFNCPVNGTYVFIFHMLKLAVNVPLYVNLMKNEEVLVSAYANDGAPDHETASNHAILQLFQGDQIWLRLHRGAIYGSSWKYSTFSGYLLYQD, via the exons GAAGCGGTAGAGAAATATGAAGAAGTACTACATAACTTAGAATTTGCCAAGGAACTTCAGAAAACCTTTTCTGGACTGAGCCAGGAT CTACTTAAAGCGCAGAagaaggcccagagaagggagcaCATGCTAAAACTTGAGGCTGAGAAGAAAAAACTTCGTACTATACTTCAAGTTCAGTATGTATTACAGAACTTGACACAGGAACATGTGCAGAAGGATTTCAAAGGGGGCTTGAATGGTGCAGTGTATTTGCCTTTAAAAGAACTTGACTACctcattaaattttcaaaactgacctgccctgaaagaaatgaaagtctgAG TGTTGAAGACCAGATGGAGCAGTCATCCTTGTACTTTTGGGACCTTTTGGAAGGTAGTGAGAAAGCAGTGGTAGGAACGACAT ACAAACACATGAAAGATCTGCTGTCTAAATTGCTGAACTCAGGCTATTTTGAGAGTATCCCAGTCCCAAAAAATGCTAAGGAGAAAGAAGTATCATTGGAGGAAGAAATGCtaataaaatcagagaagaaaaaacaattattGAAAACTGAATCTGTCAAAGAGTCAG agtctctcatggaaCTTGCACAGCCAGAGATACAACCCCAAGAG TTTCTTAACAGACGCTACATGACAGAGGTAGATTATTCAAGCAAACAAGATGAAGAGCAATCTTGGGAAGCAGATTATGCTAGAAAACCAAATCTCCCTAAATGTTGGGATATGCTTACTGAACCAGATGGTCAGGAGAAGAAACAGGAATCCTTCAAGTCCTGGGAGCCGTCTGTTAAGCACCAGGAGGTATCAAAGCCTGCAGTTTCCTTAGAACAGAGGAAACAAGATCCAAAACTCAGGTCCACTCTACAGGAAGAGCAGAAGAAGCAGGATGTCTCCAAACCCAAGTCAGCTCCTAGCCAGTGGAAGCAAGAAGCTCCTAAATCCAAAACAGGATATATTCAAGAAGAACAGAAGAAGCAGGAGACACCAAAGCCTTGGCCGGTTCAGCTGCAGAAAGAACAGGATCCAAAGAAGCAATCTCCAAAGTCTTGGACACCTTCTGTGCAGAATGAACAGGACATCAAGTCATGGACCACTACCATGTGTGAAGACCAGGATTCAAGACAGCAAGAGACTCCAAAATCCTGGGAAAACAATATTGAGAGTCAAAAACACCCTTTAACACCACAATCACAGATTTCTCCAAAGTCCTGGGGGGTAGCTCCAGCAAGCCTCATACCAAATGACCAGCTCCTGCCCAGGAAGTTTAATACAGAACCCAAAGAT GTGCCTAAGCCTATGCATCAGCCTGTAGGTTCTTCCTCGACTCTTCCAAAGGATCCAGTattgaggaaagaaaaactgCAGGATCTGATGACCCAGATTCAAGGAACTTGTAACTTTATGCAA GAATCTATTCTGGATTTTGACAAACCTTCAAGTGCAATTCCATCGTCACAACCGCCTTCAACTACTCCAGGTAGCCCAGTAG CATCTACAGAACAAAATCCATCCAGTCAAAGCGATTTTCTTCAAGAGCCATTACAG GCTGCTTCTTCTTCAGTTACCTGTAGCTCAAATGCTTGCTTGGTTACTACCGATCAGGCTTCTTCGGGATCTGAGACAGAGTTTATGACCTCAGAGACTCCTGAG GCAGCAGTGCCCCCAAGCAAGCAACCGTCTTCACTAGCTTCTCCAAATCCTCCCATGTCCAAGGGCTCTGAACAGGGCTTCCAGTCTCCTCCAGCGAGTAGTAGTTCAGTAACCATTAACACAGCGCCCTTTCAAGCCATGCAGACA GTATTTAATGTTAATGCACCTCTGCCTCCAcggaaagaacaagaaataaaagaatcccCTTATTCATCCGGCTACAATCAGAGTTTTACTACAGCGAGTACACAGACACCACCCCAGTGCCAACTGCCAGCGATACATGTAGAACAGACTGTCCTTTCTCAAGAGACTG CAGCAAGTTATCCTGATGGAACTATTCAAGTAAGCAATGGTAGCCTTGCCTTTTACCCAGCACAGACGAATGTATTTCCCAGACCCTCTCAACCATTTGTCAATAGCCGGGGATCTGTTAGAGGATGTACTCGTGGTGGGAGATTACTAACCAATTCGTATCGGTCCCCTGGTGGTTATAAAG GTTTTGATACTTATAGAGGACCACCTTCAATTACCAATGGAAATTATAGCCAGCTACAGTTCCAAGCTAGAGAATACCCCGGAACACCTTATTCCCAAAGG GATAATTTCCAGCAGTGTTACAAGCGAGGAGGGACATCTGGTGGTCCTCGGACAAATTCAAGAG CAGGGTGGAGTGATTCTTCTCAGGTGAGCAGCCCAGAAAGAGACAACGAAACCTTTAACAGTGGTGACTCTGGACAAGGAGACTCGCGTAGCATGACCCCTGTGGATGTGGCCGTGACAAACCCAGCAGCCACCATACTGCCAGTACACGTCTACCCCCTGCCTCAGCAGATGCGAGTTGCCTTCTCAGCAGCCAGAACCTCTAATCTCGCCCCTGGAACTTTAGACCAACCTATTGTGTTTGATCTTCTTCTGAACAACTTGGGAGAAACTTTCGATCTTCAGCTTGGTAGATTTAATTGTCCGGTGAATGgcacttatgttttcatttttcatatgctaaagCTGGCAGTGAACGTGCCCCTGTATGTCAACCTCATGAAGAATGAAGAGGTCTTGGTATCTGCCTATGCCAACGATGGTGCTCCAGACCATGAGACTGCTAGCAACCATGCGATTCTTCAGCTCTTCCAGGGAGACCAGATATGGCTACGTTTGCACAGGGGAGCAATTTATGGAAGTAGTTGGAAATACTCTACATTTTCAGGCTACCTTCTTTATCAAGATTGA
- the CAPRIN2 gene encoding caprin-2 isoform X2, producing the protein MVQLSSSPFGYQSPSGRSEEGREGNMKSAKPQVNHSQHGESQRAMSPLQSTLSSAASPSQAYETYIDNGLICLKHKIRNIEKKKLKLEDYKDRLKNGEQLNPDQLEAVEKYEEVLHNLEFAKELQKTFSGLSQDLLKAQKKAQRREHMLKLEAEKKKLRTILQVQYVLQNLTQEHVQKDFKGGLNGAVYLPLKELDYLIKFSKLTCPERNESLSVEDQMEQSSLYFWDLLEGSEKAVVGTTYKHMKDLLSKLLNSGYFESIPVPKNAKEKEVSLEEEMLIKSEKKKQLLKTESVKESESLMELAQPEIQPQEFLNRRYMTEVDYSSKQDEEQSWEADYARKPNLPKCWDMLTEPDGQEKKQESFKSWEPSVKHQEVSKPAVSLEQRKQDPKLRSTLQEEQKKQDVSKPKSAPSQWKQEAPKSKTGYIQEEQKKQETPKPWPVQLQKEQDPKKQSPKSWTPSVQNEQDIKSWTTTMCEDQDSRQQETPKSWENNIESQKHPLTPQSQISPKSWGVAPASLIPNDQLLPRKFNTEPKDVPKPMHQPVGSSSTLPKDPVLRKEKLQDLMTQIQGTCNFMQESILDFDKPSSAIPSSQPPSTTPGSPVASTEQNPSSQSDFLQEPLQAASSSVTCSSNACLVTTDQASSGSETEFMTSETPEAAVPPSKQPSSLASPNPPMSKGSEQGFQSPPASSSSVTINTAPFQAMQTVFNVNAPLPPRKEQEIKESPYSSGYNQSFTTASTQTPPQCQLPAIHVEQTVLSQETASYPDGTIQVSNGSLAFYPAQTNVFPRPSQPFVNSRGSVRGCTRGGRLLTNSYRSPGGYKGFDTYRGPPSITNGNYSQLQFQAREYPGTPYSQRDNFQQCYKRGGTSGGPRTNSRAGWSDSSQVSSPERDNETFNSGDSGQGDSRSMTPVDVAVTNPAATILPVHVYPLPQQMRVAFSAARTSNLAPGTLDQPIVFDLLLNNLGETFDLQLGRFNCPVNGTYVFIFHMLKLAVNVPLYVNLMKNEEVLVSAYANDGAPDHETASNHAILQLFQGDQIWLRLHRGAIYGSSWKYSTFSGYLLYQD; encoded by the exons GAAGCGGTAGAGAAATATGAAGAAGTACTACATAACTTAGAATTTGCCAAGGAACTTCAGAAAACCTTTTCTGGACTGAGCCAGGAT CTACTTAAAGCGCAGAagaaggcccagagaagggagcaCATGCTAAAACTTGAGGCTGAGAAGAAAAAACTTCGTACTATACTTCAAGTTCAGTATGTATTACAGAACTTGACACAGGAACATGTGCAGAAGGATTTCAAAGGGGGCTTGAATGGTGCAGTGTATTTGCCTTTAAAAGAACTTGACTACctcattaaattttcaaaactgacctgccctgaaagaaatgaaagtctgAG TGTTGAAGACCAGATGGAGCAGTCATCCTTGTACTTTTGGGACCTTTTGGAAGGTAGTGAGAAAGCAGTGGTAGGAACGACAT ACAAACACATGAAAGATCTGCTGTCTAAATTGCTGAACTCAGGCTATTTTGAGAGTATCCCAGTCCCAAAAAATGCTAAGGAGAAAGAAGTATCATTGGAGGAAGAAATGCtaataaaatcagagaagaaaaaacaattattGAAAACTGAATCTGTCAAAGAGTCAG agtctctcatggaaCTTGCACAGCCAGAGATACAACCCCAAGAG TTTCTTAACAGACGCTACATGACAGAGGTAGATTATTCAAGCAAACAAGATGAAGAGCAATCTTGGGAAGCAGATTATGCTAGAAAACCAAATCTCCCTAAATGTTGGGATATGCTTACTGAACCAGATGGTCAGGAGAAGAAACAGGAATCCTTCAAGTCCTGGGAGCCGTCTGTTAAGCACCAGGAGGTATCAAAGCCTGCAGTTTCCTTAGAACAGAGGAAACAAGATCCAAAACTCAGGTCCACTCTACAGGAAGAGCAGAAGAAGCAGGATGTCTCCAAACCCAAGTCAGCTCCTAGCCAGTGGAAGCAAGAAGCTCCTAAATCCAAAACAGGATATATTCAAGAAGAACAGAAGAAGCAGGAGACACCAAAGCCTTGGCCGGTTCAGCTGCAGAAAGAACAGGATCCAAAGAAGCAATCTCCAAAGTCTTGGACACCTTCTGTGCAGAATGAACAGGACATCAAGTCATGGACCACTACCATGTGTGAAGACCAGGATTCAAGACAGCAAGAGACTCCAAAATCCTGGGAAAACAATATTGAGAGTCAAAAACACCCTTTAACACCACAATCACAGATTTCTCCAAAGTCCTGGGGGGTAGCTCCAGCAAGCCTCATACCAAATGACCAGCTCCTGCCCAGGAAGTTTAATACAGAACCCAAAGAT GTGCCTAAGCCTATGCATCAGCCTGTAGGTTCTTCCTCGACTCTTCCAAAGGATCCAGTattgaggaaagaaaaactgCAGGATCTGATGACCCAGATTCAAGGAACTTGTAACTTTATGCAA GAATCTATTCTGGATTTTGACAAACCTTCAAGTGCAATTCCATCGTCACAACCGCCTTCAACTACTCCAGGTAGCCCAGTAG CATCTACAGAACAAAATCCATCCAGTCAAAGCGATTTTCTTCAAGAGCCATTACAG GCTGCTTCTTCTTCAGTTACCTGTAGCTCAAATGCTTGCTTGGTTACTACCGATCAGGCTTCTTCGGGATCTGAGACAGAGTTTATGACCTCAGAGACTCCTGAG GCAGCAGTGCCCCCAAGCAAGCAACCGTCTTCACTAGCTTCTCCAAATCCTCCCATGTCCAAGGGCTCTGAACAGGGCTTCCAGTCTCCTCCAGCGAGTAGTAGTTCAGTAACCATTAACACAGCGCCCTTTCAAGCCATGCAGACA GTATTTAATGTTAATGCACCTCTGCCTCCAcggaaagaacaagaaataaaagaatcccCTTATTCATCCGGCTACAATCAGAGTTTTACTACAGCGAGTACACAGACACCACCCCAGTGCCAACTGCCAGCGATACATGTAGAACAGACTGTCCTTTCTCAAGAGACTG CAAGTTATCCTGATGGAACTATTCAAGTAAGCAATGGTAGCCTTGCCTTTTACCCAGCACAGACGAATGTATTTCCCAGACCCTCTCAACCATTTGTCAATAGCCGGGGATCTGTTAGAGGATGTACTCGTGGTGGGAGATTACTAACCAATTCGTATCGGTCCCCTGGTGGTTATAAAG GTTTTGATACTTATAGAGGACCACCTTCAATTACCAATGGAAATTATAGCCAGCTACAGTTCCAAGCTAGAGAATACCCCGGAACACCTTATTCCCAAAGG GATAATTTCCAGCAGTGTTACAAGCGAGGAGGGACATCTGGTGGTCCTCGGACAAATTCAAGAG CAGGGTGGAGTGATTCTTCTCAGGTGAGCAGCCCAGAAAGAGACAACGAAACCTTTAACAGTGGTGACTCTGGACAAGGAGACTCGCGTAGCATGACCCCTGTGGATGTGGCCGTGACAAACCCAGCAGCCACCATACTGCCAGTACACGTCTACCCCCTGCCTCAGCAGATGCGAGTTGCCTTCTCAGCAGCCAGAACCTCTAATCTCGCCCCTGGAACTTTAGACCAACCTATTGTGTTTGATCTTCTTCTGAACAACTTGGGAGAAACTTTCGATCTTCAGCTTGGTAGATTTAATTGTCCGGTGAATGgcacttatgttttcatttttcatatgctaaagCTGGCAGTGAACGTGCCCCTGTATGTCAACCTCATGAAGAATGAAGAGGTCTTGGTATCTGCCTATGCCAACGATGGTGCTCCAGACCATGAGACTGCTAGCAACCATGCGATTCTTCAGCTCTTCCAGGGAGACCAGATATGGCTACGTTTGCACAGGGGAGCAATTTATGGAAGTAGTTGGAAATACTCTACATTTTCAGGCTACCTTCTTTATCAAGATTGA